From Rutidosis leptorrhynchoides isolate AG116_Rl617_1_P2 chromosome 3, CSIRO_AGI_Rlap_v1, whole genome shotgun sequence, a single genomic window includes:
- the LOC139895822 gene encoding protein TPR3-like translates to MQTGVAYLKHVVQIYSYDGSNDVRQHLEIDAHDGRVNDHAFSHPNKQLHVITCGDDKTIKVWGAATAAKQYTLEYDYDYTK, encoded by the exons ATGCAAACAGGAGTTGCATATTTGAAGCATGTTGTACAAATTTATTCATATGATGGTAGTAATGATGTCAGACAACATCTCGAG ATCGATGCTCATGATGGAAGAGTAAATGATCATGCATTCTCACATCCAAATAAACAGCTTCATGTGATAACTTGCGGTGACGATAAGACAATCAAG GTTTGGGGTGCAGCTACTGCTGCGAAACAGTACACTTTGGAATACGATTATGATTATACGAAATAG